A portion of the Homalodisca vitripennis isolate AUS2020 chromosome 2, UT_GWSS_2.1, whole genome shotgun sequence genome contains these proteins:
- the LOC124354791 gene encoding lysosomal acid glucosylceramidase-like isoform X1, translating to MYYSNGDDTSGPQIMLKFSLLVLLCLLTSCIEGVSRPCVLKDYGREHRVCVCNATYCDIIYKVQTINKDEFLSFISSKDGLRFNRTNGKLSNNSGLPLPQASSPRTTVSFTVKPGKKYQKIMGFGGAFTDAAGINIKSLSKMAQENLMRSYFSEHGIEYNLCRLPISGTDFSTHPYSYDDGTPDPQLSRFALAQEDLEYKIPLIQWAKNMSEKEIHLVAASWSPPPWMKTNNDYAGFAFLKEEYYDLYSKYLLRFLDEYKKRDVNIWAMSTGNEPSNGILPIKRFNSLGWTPISVTNWTVNYFGPQLRNSIHNDTILLAFDDQRLFLPWWINLMVRADKRILEYINGFAVHWYWDFLIGAKVINDLHENYPEKFTLYTEASVGDKPWEKKVDIGSWERGEMYIADIIQNLNAWVTGWLDWSLALDTTGGPSWAKNQVDSPILVNSSADEFYRQPMFYAMGHASKFVERGGVRLQVSPTVTRDVHATAVQNPDGRIVIIMLNKNTVSVQVSVEIGGKGWVNMELPARSFATILC from the exons ATCATGTTGAAATTTAGTCTACTAGTTCTTTTATGTTTACTAACAAGCTGCATAGaag GTGTATCACGACCATGTGTTTTGAAGGATTATGGACGAGAGCACAGAGTTTGTGTGTGCAATGCTACATACTGTGATATCATTTATAAAgtgcaaacaataaataaagatgaatttttgtctttcatttcctcCAAAGATGGGTTGAGATTCAATAGAACAAATGGTAAACTGAGCAACAACTCTGGATTGCCCTTGCCTCAAGCATCAA GCCCTCGAACAACAGTTTCGTTCACCGTCAAGCCTGGTAAAAAGTACCAGAAAATCATGGGCTTTGGTGGAGCATTTACTGATGCTGCAGGGATCAACATCAAGTCATTAAGCAAAATGGCTCAGGAGAATTTGATGAG ATCGTATTTCTCTGAGCATGGTATCGAGTACAATCTGTGTCGACTCCCTATCAGTGGAACAGACTTCTCCACACACCCATACTCCTATGATGATGGTACTCCTGACCCTCAACTATCACGCTTTGCCCTGGCTCAGGAGGATCTAGAGTATAAG ATCCCATTGATACAGTGGGCCAAAAACATGAGTGAGAAGGAGATTCATCTAGTAGCTGCATCCTGGAGCCCCCCTCCTTGGATGAAAACCAATAATGATTACGCTGGATTTGCTTTCCTAAAAGAAGAATATTATGATCTTTATTCAAAGTATTTGTTGAG ATTTCTAGACGAGTATAAGAAGCGAGATGTAAACATTTGGGCAATGTCAACTGGAAATGAACCATCAAACGGAATCCtgccaataaaacgtttcaactCCTTAGGTTGGACTCCAATCTCAGTGACAAACTGGACAGTGAATTATTTTGGCCCACAACTGCGAAACTCAATTCACAATGATACAATATTGTTGGCATTTGATGACCAGCGCCTTTTTCTGCCTTGGTGGATAAACCTA ATGGTGAGAGCTGACAAAAGAATTTTAGAATACATCAACGGTTTTGCTGTACACTGGTATTGGGATTTCTTGATAGGGGCTAAAGTCATAAATGATCTCCATGAGAATTATCCAGAAAAGTTCACCTTGTATACTGAAGCTTCTGTAG GAGACAAACCATGGGAGAAAAAAGTGGACATTGGATCATGGGAAAGAGGGGAAATGTATATTGCTGACATCATTCAA AACCTGAATGCCTGGGTAACTGGGTGGCTGGACTGGAGTCTTGCACTGGACACTACTGGAGGTCCCAGCTGGGCCAAGAACCAAGTGGATTCACCAATACTGGTGAACAGCTCCGCAGATGAGTTCTACCGACAGCCTATGTTCTACGCAATGGGACACGCTAGCAAGTTTGTGGAGAGGGGGGGAGTCAGGCTGCAGGTGTCACCCACTGTCACAAGAGATGTGCATGCTACAGCAGTCCAAAATCCTGATGGGAGGATTGTCATTATAATGCTGAACAA GAACACTGTAAGTGTCCAAGTATCTGTTGAGATTGGAGGGAAAGGTTGGGTTAACATGGAACTGCCAGCGAGATCATTTGCTACCATTCTTTGTTAA
- the LOC124354791 gene encoding lysosomal acid glucosylceramidase-like isoform X2 — MLKFSLLVLLCLLTSCIEGVSRPCVLKDYGREHRVCVCNATYCDIIYKVQTINKDEFLSFISSKDGLRFNRTNGKLSNNSGLPLPQASSPRTTVSFTVKPGKKYQKIMGFGGAFTDAAGINIKSLSKMAQENLMRSYFSEHGIEYNLCRLPISGTDFSTHPYSYDDGTPDPQLSRFALAQEDLEYKIPLIQWAKNMSEKEIHLVAASWSPPPWMKTNNDYAGFAFLKEEYYDLYSKYLLRFLDEYKKRDVNIWAMSTGNEPSNGILPIKRFNSLGWTPISVTNWTVNYFGPQLRNSIHNDTILLAFDDQRLFLPWWINLMVRADKRILEYINGFAVHWYWDFLIGAKVINDLHENYPEKFTLYTEASVGDKPWEKKVDIGSWERGEMYIADIIQNLNAWVTGWLDWSLALDTTGGPSWAKNQVDSPILVNSSADEFYRQPMFYAMGHASKFVERGGVRLQVSPTVTRDVHATAVQNPDGRIVIIMLNKNTVSVQVSVEIGGKGWVNMELPARSFATILC; from the exons ATGTTGAAATTTAGTCTACTAGTTCTTTTATGTTTACTAACAAGCTGCATAGaag GTGTATCACGACCATGTGTTTTGAAGGATTATGGACGAGAGCACAGAGTTTGTGTGTGCAATGCTACATACTGTGATATCATTTATAAAgtgcaaacaataaataaagatgaatttttgtctttcatttcctcCAAAGATGGGTTGAGATTCAATAGAACAAATGGTAAACTGAGCAACAACTCTGGATTGCCCTTGCCTCAAGCATCAA GCCCTCGAACAACAGTTTCGTTCACCGTCAAGCCTGGTAAAAAGTACCAGAAAATCATGGGCTTTGGTGGAGCATTTACTGATGCTGCAGGGATCAACATCAAGTCATTAAGCAAAATGGCTCAGGAGAATTTGATGAG ATCGTATTTCTCTGAGCATGGTATCGAGTACAATCTGTGTCGACTCCCTATCAGTGGAACAGACTTCTCCACACACCCATACTCCTATGATGATGGTACTCCTGACCCTCAACTATCACGCTTTGCCCTGGCTCAGGAGGATCTAGAGTATAAG ATCCCATTGATACAGTGGGCCAAAAACATGAGTGAGAAGGAGATTCATCTAGTAGCTGCATCCTGGAGCCCCCCTCCTTGGATGAAAACCAATAATGATTACGCTGGATTTGCTTTCCTAAAAGAAGAATATTATGATCTTTATTCAAAGTATTTGTTGAG ATTTCTAGACGAGTATAAGAAGCGAGATGTAAACATTTGGGCAATGTCAACTGGAAATGAACCATCAAACGGAATCCtgccaataaaacgtttcaactCCTTAGGTTGGACTCCAATCTCAGTGACAAACTGGACAGTGAATTATTTTGGCCCACAACTGCGAAACTCAATTCACAATGATACAATATTGTTGGCATTTGATGACCAGCGCCTTTTTCTGCCTTGGTGGATAAACCTA ATGGTGAGAGCTGACAAAAGAATTTTAGAATACATCAACGGTTTTGCTGTACACTGGTATTGGGATTTCTTGATAGGGGCTAAAGTCATAAATGATCTCCATGAGAATTATCCAGAAAAGTTCACCTTGTATACTGAAGCTTCTGTAG GAGACAAACCATGGGAGAAAAAAGTGGACATTGGATCATGGGAAAGAGGGGAAATGTATATTGCTGACATCATTCAA AACCTGAATGCCTGGGTAACTGGGTGGCTGGACTGGAGTCTTGCACTGGACACTACTGGAGGTCCCAGCTGGGCCAAGAACCAAGTGGATTCACCAATACTGGTGAACAGCTCCGCAGATGAGTTCTACCGACAGCCTATGTTCTACGCAATGGGACACGCTAGCAAGTTTGTGGAGAGGGGGGGAGTCAGGCTGCAGGTGTCACCCACTGTCACAAGAGATGTGCATGCTACAGCAGTCCAAAATCCTGATGGGAGGATTGTCATTATAATGCTGAACAA GAACACTGTAAGTGTCCAAGTATCTGTTGAGATTGGAGGGAAAGGTTGGGTTAACATGGAACTGCCAGCGAGATCATTTGCTACCATTCTTTGTTAA